In Acidisarcina polymorpha, the DNA window AGCGATCGACTCGATATTCTTGTCGCTAATGCGGGCATCTCGAAGGCTGCCAGATTCGAGGACCACACGGTCGAGGATTTTGATAACTTGTTTGCAACCAACGTGCGTGCGCCATTCTTCTTGCTCCAGCAACTTCTCCCCGCTCTCGGTGCGGGCTCGAGCGTGATCGTCACAACATCCTTGGCCGCGCGGGTATCTCCAGGGCCTCCCGGCCAGCCCGGTGCCCCTGTGCTGCCTGCGTATGCCGCAACGAAGGGGGCGCTTGAGACGCTCGTCAAACATTGGGCTGCCCTGCTGGGGCCGACAGGTGTCCGGGTCAATGCCATCGCCCCGGGAGTTATCGAAACGGATATGTCGAACTTCACCAAGACCGAAGCCGGACGTAATCTAACGCTCAGCTTTCAGTCGCTTAAACGGATTGGTAAGCCAGAGGACGTAGCTGATGTCATCGCGTTTCTCGCATCAGATGGAGCTCGCTGGATCACTGGTGCTAGCATTCCCGTCGACGGCGGCTCCAAGCTCTAGTACTTACGAGCATTCGGGTTGTCCAGCATTGAGGGGCGAATCATGGCGGCTACAAAGCAGGAGAAGAACAAAGCGTTGGTACTCAGAGCGTTCGACACGCTCTTTAATCAGCGAGACTACCAGGCTGCGGAACAGTACTGGTCTCCCAAGTACATTCAGCACAGCGCACACATAGGACCAGGGCGAGAGGGTCTCTTCGATTTGATCAAGAGTATT includes these proteins:
- a CDS encoding SDR family NAD(P)-dependent oxidoreductase, whose protein sequence is MFRLDGKTALVTGASRGIGRAAALALAGAGAHVLVHFGKSQEDAETLVATIRKNGNTADAVGADLAAPEAATELATKVRSLTSDRLDILVANAGISKAARFEDHTVEDFDNLFATNVRAPFFLLQQLLPALGAGSSVIVTTSLAARVSPGPPGQPGAPVLPAYAATKGALETLVKHWAALLGPTGVRVNAIAPGVIETDMSNFTKTEAGRNLTLSFQSLKRIGKPEDVADVIAFLASDGARWITGASIPVDGGSKL